In one Thermodesulfovibrionales bacterium genomic region, the following are encoded:
- a CDS encoding universal stress protein, which yields MKIERILAGVDLGSDTGRVLAYAALFAKEMGASLDLLSVIDYLVTPPTYLVPYIEEEKRTVEGKFRFWSKELQDYGITIKTEVMVGRLNESFEAAIKKGKADMLVLGFRSHTLRRSSSERLIKGIALPMLVVKGRKSESAGIGAVRIRKVLCAVDFSEMSEKALNMAKALGDLFSAEVEAIHVLPSHVLEKRVKTESARERARKELLDHAEGRLNALLREAGIENTGVIEEGDPYRRIVSFSEESESDLIVLGAKGLSFIRGVLIGSVTDAVLKSSPCPVLVAH from the coding sequence ATGAAAATCGAACGAATTCTCGCGGGCGTTGATCTCGGGTCCGATACCGGCAGGGTACTCGCCTATGCTGCGCTTTTCGCAAAGGAGATGGGCGCCTCTCTGGATCTCTTGTCGGTGATCGATTATCTTGTGACCCCTCCGACATACCTCGTACCGTATATCGAGGAAGAAAAGAGAACGGTAGAGGGAAAGTTTCGTTTCTGGTCGAAAGAGCTTCAGGATTACGGCATCACGATAAAGACAGAGGTCATGGTGGGCAGGCTGAACGAGTCCTTTGAAGCAGCGATCAAGAAGGGAAAGGCAGATATGCTCGTACTCGGGTTCAGGTCCCATACCCTAAGAAGGAGCAGTTCTGAAAGGCTGATAAAAGGCATCGCACTGCCGATGCTCGTGGTGAAGGGCAGGAAGTCGGAATCGGCAGGAATCGGTGCGGTAAGAATACGGAAGGTTCTCTGTGCCGTCGATTTTTCTGAGATGTCAGAGAAGGCCCTAAACATGGCAAAGGCCTTGGGAGACCTCTTCTCTGCAGAAGTGGAGGCGATCCACGTCCTTCCGAGCCATGTTCTTGAAAAGAGGGTGAAGACAGAGTCGGCAAGAGAGCGTGCACGGAAGGAACTCCTGGATCACGCAGAGGGCAGACTGAACGCTCTCCTGAGAGAGGCCGGAATCGAAAATACCGGGGTGATCGAAGAGGGAGACCCCTACAGAAGAATCGTCTCCTTTTCGGAAGAGAGCGAAAGCGACCTTATCGTCCTTGGAGCCAAGGGCCTCTCTTTCATCAGGGGGGTCCTCATCGGAAGTGTGACCGACGCGGTTTTGAAATCGTCTCCCTGTCCTGTCCTCGTGGCACATTGA
- a CDS encoding HU family DNA-binding protein, whose product MYNYPKKKGGKEMTKAELIDKIASGAGLSKSDASKALDSTLNAVKASLKKGQKVTLVGFGTFGVVKRKSRKGRNPRTGAVITIPAAKTPKFTAGKALKDAVR is encoded by the coding sequence ATCTACAACTATCCAAAGAAGAAAGGGGGGAAAGAGATGACAAAGGCGGAGCTCATTGACAAGATTGCCTCGGGAGCGGGACTCAGCAAGTCTGATGCTTCAAAAGCTCTGGATTCAACACTGAACGCAGTAAAGGCATCTTTGAAGAAAGGTCAGAAGGTTACTCTCGTCGGATTCGGCACCTTTGGCGTTGTGAAGAGGAAATCAAGAAAAGGACGCAACCCGAGGACAGGAGCGGTGATTACCATCCCTGCTGCGAAGACACCGAAGTTCACCGCTGGCAAGGCTCTTAAAGACGCAGTAAGATAA
- a CDS encoding MTH1187 family thiamine-binding protein has translation MLVEFSIVPIGVGSSIGDQLAEVLKIVDASGLPYKVNPMGTVIEGEWDEVMKLVKQCHKTIMKSGERALTTIAIDDRKGKPKRIDAKVKSIERRIGKSLKK, from the coding sequence ATGTTGGTGGAATTCAGCATTGTCCCCATCGGCGTCGGGAGCAGTATCGGCGATCAACTGGCAGAGGTCCTGAAGATCGTTGATGCGAGCGGATTGCCTTACAAGGTCAATCCCATGGGCACGGTCATCGAGGGCGAATGGGACGAGGTGATGAAACTCGTGAAGCAGTGCCACAAGACCATCATGAAGAGCGGGGAGCGGGCACTGACCACCATAGCCATCGATGACAGGAAAGGCAAACCGAAGAGGATCGACGCCAAGGTGAAGTCCATAGAACGGAGGATAGGGAAGTCATTGAAGAAATAG
- a CDS encoding sodium:calcium antiporter, with amino-acid sequence MLRDTTFLLISLFVILAAAEGFTNGVEAFGRRFSLSQAVVGSILAAVGTALPETILPIVAIFLYGGASANDIGIGAILGAPFMLSTLAFFLVGLTALASFLKKRRTFEINVEAHSTTRDLTFFVPMYLIAVFVPSLGGRSFAIPVAVLLVAGYLFYAYQTFRGESGDIGHSEGLYLSRLMRRLRFTKDDTPHPAVTIAQVIGALSMMVAGAHTFVRSLEHVSLRFGMNPLLFALILAPVATELPEKFNSVTWTWKGRDTLAVGNITGAMVFQSTFPVCVGLLFTDWKLTGMALFSAILALASASIVLLQLLFKKRLSPVTLLLGGGLYLVYAVVLLLNSR; translated from the coding sequence ATGCTCCGCGATACCACCTTTCTTCTTATCAGTCTTTTCGTCATACTCGCCGCAGCAGAAGGATTTACGAACGGCGTTGAGGCCTTTGGCAGGAGATTTTCCCTTTCACAGGCCGTTGTCGGAAGCATCCTTGCCGCTGTCGGGACAGCCCTCCCCGAGACAATCCTCCCCATCGTAGCGATCTTCCTTTACGGAGGAGCATCAGCGAATGATATCGGCATAGGAGCAATCCTCGGTGCGCCTTTCATGCTTTCTACGCTCGCCTTTTTCCTCGTCGGCCTGACCGCTCTTGCGTCCTTCCTGAAGAAGAGGCGGACCTTCGAGATCAATGTTGAGGCCCATTCCACGACAAGGGACCTGACCTTTTTCGTGCCGATGTATTTGATCGCTGTTTTTGTTCCGTCTCTCGGAGGAAGGTCCTTTGCCATACCGGTAGCCGTTCTCCTCGTAGCGGGTTACCTCTTCTACGCATATCAGACATTCAGAGGCGAGAGTGGGGACATCGGACACTCTGAGGGGCTCTATCTCTCGAGGCTCATGAGGAGACTGAGGTTTACAAAGGACGATACCCCTCACCCCGCCGTGACGATCGCGCAGGTCATCGGGGCTCTTTCAATGATGGTGGCCGGCGCCCATACCTTTGTCAGGAGCCTCGAACACGTCTCCCTGCGATTCGGCATGAACCCTCTCCTCTTTGCCCTTATCCTTGCGCCCGTAGCAACAGAGCTTCCGGAAAAATTCAACAGCGTCACATGGACATGGAAAGGACGGGATACCCTGGCAGTCGGAAACATAACCGGGGCAATGGTCTTTCAGTCGACCTTCCCCGTCTGCGTGGGATTGCTCTTCACCGACTGGAAGCTGACGGGCATGGCGCTCTTTTCGGCGATCCTCGCCCTCGCATCAGCATCGATAGTGCTTTTGCAACTCCTCTTCAAGAAACGCCTTTCACCCGTCACCCTACTCCTCGGGGGAGGACTATACCTGGTCTATGCCGTCGTATTGCTCCTCAACAGCAGATAA